DNA from Musa acuminata AAA Group cultivar baxijiao chromosome BXJ1-5, Cavendish_Baxijiao_AAA, whole genome shotgun sequence:
AAATTGGAGAACACCTGCTGATGACAAGAGGGGCTATGAAGGTGGCTTAGACTTGCAGCTTCGACCACCTAGCAGACCAGAGTTACGCATTAACTGGGGAAAGATAGTCCCTTCTGATCTTAGTCTTTCGTTGACTGGGAATCTTTCAGAGGTATCTTGTAGAGTTGTGAAGCCTGAACATTGTGAGAACAGTAATCAGAAAGTAACTGAAGTGTCTCAACAAAGTAGTCTAAAGTCAGTGGGAATTAGGCACGTAAACTCTGAACCATGTGATGAAAATGTTCATGGTGAAGCTTCCAGTGTAGCTGTTCTCTTTGATCAGGAATCATCACTAGGAAGAGTGTTGAAATCAGAGCCACCTGAAGAACCTAAGGAAAAGCCACCAAGTTTGGAGTCGGACGACAATCATCAATTAACTTGTTGTACAGACGTTTCCCCGAGTCAGGTTAAACCTGCTCTTAATTCTAATGCTGTGGTTGATGCAAATATACTTAATGATAATAACCCAGTTATGCCTGGTAATGCAAAAATAGAATCAGATGAGAGCACTTCTCGGGCTTTAGATCCTGGTGAGTTGTCAAGTTCCGATGTACCTTATAAGGCTGACGATGTGCTTACCAACATTTGCGCTAACCAAGGTGCAGAAGGAAACACTAGTAAATCAGTGGATATTATTGCAGACCCCATCATTTCTGATGCAAAAGAATCTAATGCAAACATGACTGAAAGTCGTGAAATTGCTGATGTGGCTTCTTCTCTGCATCATGAGTCTGCAAGTTATCTTAAAGAACCCATGACTCATGATGATTTGTCTGAAGGTAGTGCTGAAATGGACTGCTCGGACAATGAAGATTATACTTCATCAAAACTAGTTGCTGGAGATGATCTTCACATGGCTACTGACATAAACAATGTACCAAGTGCCACAAACCAGGAAGGCTTGGGCTTACCAGCTGAGATTCAGACAGAACAATTCAACAGCAATGAACAGCAGTTCGATGCTACTTATAATTTAAGGTTTACAACCAATATAACTGTTCCTGTAGATGGTGATATTGAGGTCAAAGGTGGTGAACTTGGAGATCCTGTGCCACAATGTGCAAGTGAGGTTTCCTGTGACCACGAGGAGAAAAGAGTACGGGGAAATGTGCTAGAATGGTCAAATGAGCTTCCATGCGAGTATGAAAAGAAGGTACATGAAAATGTGACTACTGATTTCACTGGTTCAGATGGTCATGCTGTCATGATGGAAATACATTCAGATACAAAGGGCAAACAAATAGTGTCTGAAGAGGCAATGAGCCTTCATAGAGATGAAAGTTCTGATGTCAGTATGGGCCGTGATAAAAAGGAGATGAGCTCTGACCTGACAACAGTTTTGCATGAGCCACCAGATAATGGAGTGGTACGAGTTTCTTCCAGTAAGAGGCTTGCTAAACCTTGTCCGGAAGCAATAAAGAATCACCTTGGAAAGGAGAAGAGCTCAGAGATGAAGTCAAATTCTATCAGACCACCTAATGCAATTGCAAAAACTATCGAGGACAATGTAGACAGACAGCAGATGAGAACTAGATATGCCATTGCGTCTATTAAGCATCCGGAGCTGCCAGAGAGAGATTCAGATGTCAGTGGCGTTGGGAATAAGCATGTTGATGATGCAGGTAAGCATAGCCACGAGAAGAATGTTGACAGTAGGTGTAAGCATAGACAGATTACGAAGGTAAGTTCACCTACTATTAAGTCATTTGGCCGGAGGAAACCTATTTCTTCTAGGTCAATTTCATCAGGAACCGAGGATGGGTTGATCAATAAGCAGAGGCGAGACAGAATGTTCTCTCAGAGGAGAAGGTGATAATCCTTtcactttttttattttgtagttgtacgtgttgttgctgctgctaaaACGTAGCTCTTGTTTTGAAATTTATGCCTTTTTTCATGCTTCAGGTGTTCAGAATttgaaagcaagaagaatcaagaTCAGTCAACTGATAAATGTGATTCTGATTACATGAACACTGCAAGGCAC
Protein-coding regions in this window:
- the LOC103986157 gene encoding uncharacterized protein LOC103986157 isoform X2, whose product is MQIQEEIKVGHKDRCSGVPIKKRLFHLSQCSFSPSQEICSISHNYQRQPNQFSVEAESSVSVKDAGLPLDTGTSPKDVVNSSSASSGQRYGSDVHANHDDMELKKATRAFKGSNMEEDRNADNRPSLGLDMDKGKQLSQPGTWEMIIVDRTMEEKIATCDVSAFRGVETTSIVHLSSSKDNKYHGYNSSKQEIVKTCSLDLRQTMHNEVDSEYGSADRCVSRENWDLNVPMEVWEANLNDSVVEHAMDHRLNQSAMHPQNIDRCLIQPTLGTIASASTSGTSMVERSQYKPRLRNWRTPADDKRGYEGGLDLQLRPPSRPELRINWGKIVPSDLSLSLTGNLSEVSCRVVKPEHCENSNQKVTEVSQQSSLKSVGIRHVNSEPCDENVHGEASSVAVLFDQESSLGRVLKSEPPEEPKEKPPSLESDDNHQLTCCTDVSPSQVKPALNSNAVVDANILNDNNPVMPGNAKIESDESTSRALDPGELSSSDVPYKADDVLTNICANQGAEGNTSKSVDIIADPIISDAKESNANMTESREIADVASSLHHESASYLKEPMTHDDLSEGSAEMDCSDNEDYTSSKLVAGDDLHMATDINNVPSATNQEGLGLPAEIQTEQFNSNEQQFDATYNLRFTTNITVPVDGDIEVKGGELGDPVPQCASEVSCDHEEKRVRGNVLEWSNELPCEYEKKVHENVTTDFTGSDGHAVMMEIHSDTKGKQIVSEEAMSLHRDESSDVSMGRDKKEMSSDLTTVLHEPPDNGVVRVSSSKRLAKPCPEAIKNHLGKEKSSEMKSNSIRPPNAIAKTIEDNVDRQQMRTRYAIASIKHPELPERDSDVSGVGNKHVDDAGKHSHEKNVDSRCKHRQITKVSSPTIKSFGRRKPISSRSISSGTEDGLINKQRRDRMFSQRRRCSEFESKKNQDQSTDKCDSDYMNTARHSNRHLDRNSNTRYASEHNNSRKHQFSRLSTRSEVPLEVATNGSVGSASTLSRRPMGDQPYRSSCFPLWRRLSRHHEEPPLVDTRNARCLVRDVSPNKEEIMRTLDHEMVDSILYSHPTMQYGPTENDVLPRGSNISPTRRRPPPSHFYGMGSPRRWLSPGTSPEMVMNKQHPALVRHGAPPSVDMPNSPHGHLYFPEEEHKEV
- the LOC103986157 gene encoding uncharacterized protein LOC103986157 isoform X1; translation: MQIQEEIKVGHKDRCSGVPIKKRLFHLSQCSFSPSQEICSISHNYQRQPNQFSVEAESSVSVKDAGLPLDTGTSPKDVVNSSSASSGQRYGSDVHANHDDMELKKATRAFKGSNMEEDRNADNRPSLGLDMDKGKQLSQPGTWEMIIVDRTMEEKIATCDVSAFRGVETTSIVHLSSSKDNKYHGYNSSKQEIVKTCSLDLRQTMHNEVDSEYGSADRCVSRENWDLNVPMEVWEANLNDSVVEHAMDHRLNQSAMHPQNIDRCLIQPTLGTIASASTSGTSMVERSQYKPRLRNWRTPADDKRGYEGGLDLQLRPPSRPELRINWGKIVPSDLSLSLTGNLSEVSCRVVKPEHCENSNQKVTEVSQQSSLKSVGIRHVNSEPCDENVHGEASSVAVLFDQESSLGRVLKSEPPEEPKEKPPSLESDDNHQLTCCTDVSPSQVKPALNSNAVVDANILNDNNPVMPGNAKIESDESTSRALDPGELSSSDVPYKADDVLTNICANQGAEGNTSKSVDIIADPIISDAKESNANMTESREIADVASSLHHESASYLKEPMTHDDLSEGSAEMDCSDNEDYTSSKLVAGDDLHMATDINNVPSATNQEGLGLPAEIQTEQFNSNEQQFDATYNLRFTTNITVPVDGDIEVKGGELGDPVPQCASEVSCDHEEKRVRGNVLEWSNELPCEYEKKVHENVTTDFTGSDGHAVMMEIHSDTKGKQIVSEEAMSLHRDESSDVSMGRDKKEMSSDLTTVLHEPPDNGVVRVSSSKRLAKPCPEAIKNHLGKEKSSEMKSNSIRPPNAIAKTIEDNVDRQQMRTRYAIASIKHPELPERDSDVSGVGNKHVDDAGKHSHEKNVDSRCKHRQITKVSSPTIKSFGRRKPISSRSISSGTEDGLINKQRRDRMFSQRRRCSEFESKKNQDQSTDKCDSDYMNTARHSNRHLDRNSNTRYASEHNNSRKHQFSRLSTRSEVPLEVATNGSVGSASTLSRRPMGDQPYRSSCFPLWRRLSRHHEEPPLVDTRNARCLVRDVSPNKEEIMRTLDHEMVDSILYSHPTMQYGPTENDVLPRGSNISPTRRRPPPSHFYGMGSPRRWLSPGTSPEMVMNKQHPALVRHGAPPSVDMPNSPHGHLYFPEGMMVETNALPADMDEMLPVNDLDLPWPGGFLQRNTRRYDFGPHETAADYLGPVHFFADHFIDARNHHDGRDNHEHTTLPYHVDARHIRSSRDFDSQSRNRHGNARDRLRSIVEQGEGHRCRGEQGWRDGGLHSERLKKRKP